One segment of Tetrapisispora phaffii CBS 4417 chromosome 1, complete genome DNA contains the following:
- the VMS1 gene encoding Vms1p (similar to Saccharomyces cerevisiae YDR049W; ancestral locus Anc_3.293) — protein sequence MSKQNIFKKNDLYIYDLSPLIINSLKLVNFDSNLNEVELPDAQNEANEPEQLSQETKLKEISNSLTCNTCDLEFNDQKIKREHYRTDFHIFNVKRKVNGLDPLSEINYSNLTDLNDDFKKDEAMDTIDEVGKTTDENSSSEEEPIGSDTDMYAETLSTLDINIKNETQKLEDEILEQAVTVSHLNTRSAQIYFNSDILTGAREAFGAYKTLFNEKELEIPLDTVKAWNDGDSQSTAISALFMVSGGHFAGAIVSHQKLNVKRNSKNTEETIQEQAVSFLEKKTFHRYTTRRKQGGSQSANDNAKGKANSAGSTLRRYNEFALREDIQNLLKEWNPYLQKCQNIFIRANSVFDKKTFMDSDYISKEDDRIKTFPFPTNKPALHELKKAWCELVYLKVSEKPKPSETKIKLTDNSSALKNNDNNSQKTEIKLEEQQTKEALSLLKKGRAPLLIAFLRKNKLNANFILEPKNRYENTPTLLHFASQQGFKQMVGILSTTLKADLSIKNKFGKTPYELAKNNSIKQAFQIARFNLGESYTSWQDTKIGGALSREQVDEMNKEEETIKNEELRNAIEEELQKQKEKRDKELEEKRGVGCTLGNNEVDFSVKQNLNLNSLNEDQRKRLMREQRARAAEARIKAMQNK from the coding sequence ATGTCCAAacaaaatatctttaaaaaaaatgatctatatatttacGACTTATCTCCTTTGATTATAAACTCTTTAAAGTTGgtaaattttgattcaaatttaaatgaagtTGAGCTACCTGATGCACAAAATGAAGCTAATGAACCTGAACAATTATCTCAAGAAACAAAACTTAAAGAAATATCCAATAGTTTAACTTGTAACACATGTGATTTGGAGTTTAATGATCAAAAGATTAAAAGAGAACATTATAGAACAGATTtccatatttttaatgttaagAGAAAAGTTAATGGTTTGGATCCACTTAGTGAAATAAATTACAGCAATCTAACTGATCTGaatgatgattttaaaaaggATGAAGCAATGGATACTATTGACGAAGTTGGCAAAACTACAGATGAGAATAGTTCTAGTGAAGAAGAACCAATTGGATCAGATACGGATATGTATGCCGAAACACTATCTACTCtagatattaatataaaaaatgaaactcAAAAGTTAGAAGATGAGATATTAGAGCAAGCTGTAACTGTTAGTCATTTAAATACCAGGTCGGcacaaatatatttcaattcagACATATTGACAGGGGCTAGAGAGGCGTTTGGTGCCTATAAGACATtgtttaatgaaaaagaattagaaatcCCATTAGACACTGTAAAGGCTTGGAATGATGGAGATAGCCAATCTACAGCTATTTCAGCTTTATTCATGGTTTCTGGAGGTCATTTTGCCGGGGCCATAGTATCtcatcaaaaattgaatgtTAAACGTAACTCAAAAAATACAGAGGAAACCATACAGGAACAAGCAGTGTCCTTCCTTGAGAAGAAAACATTCCATAGATATacaacaagaagaaaacaagGTGGTTCCCAATCCGCTAATGATAACGCGAAAGGTAAAGCTAACTCTGCAGGTTCTACTCTCCGTagatataatgaatttgcGTTAAGAGAGGATATCCAAAATTTGTTAAAGGAATGGAATCcatatttacaaaaatgtcaaaatatattcattcgTGCAAACAGTGTATTTGACAAAAAGACTTTCATGGACAGTGACTATATTTCTAAAGAAGATGATAGAATAAAAACGTTCCCATTTCCAACTAATAAACCAGCTCTTcatgaattaaaaaaggCATGGTGTGAATTAGTTTATCTGAAAGTATCTGAAAAACCAAAACCATCGGAAACGAAGATAAAACTAACTGATAATTCATCAGCACTTAAAAACAATGATAACAACTCCCAAAAAACTGAAATTAAGTTAGAGGAGCAACAAACTAAAGAAGCCTTATCTTTGCTAAAAAAAGGAAGAGCTCCACTTTTAATAGCATttttaagaaaaaataaattgaatgcTAATTTCATCTTAGAACCAAAGAACAGATACGAAAATACGCCAACTTTGTTGCATTTTGCTTCTCAGCAAGGTTTTAAACAAATGGTAGGGATACTGTCAACTACATTGAAGGCAGActtatcaattaaaaataaatttggtAAAACGCCTTATGAGCTTGCAAAAAACAATTCGATTAAACAAGCATTTCAAATAGCTAGATTCAACTTAGGTGAGTCTTATACTTCCTGGCAGGATACAAAAATTGGTGGTGCATTGAGTAGAGAGCAAGTTGATGAAATGAATAAGGAGGaagaaacaattaaaaatgaagaacTGAGGAATGCAATTGAGGAGGaattacaaaaacaaaaggAGAAGAGAGACAAggaattagaagaaaaaagagGTGTTGGGTGTACACTAGGAAATAATGAAGTAGATTTTTCTGTAAAgcaaaatttgaatttaaactCTCTTAACGAAGATCAGAGAAAGAGACTTATGCGAGAACAACGTGCCCGCGCAGCTGAAGCTAGGATAAAGGCAATGcaaaacaaataa